CAACCTGACTTAATAAACTCATTTTTACTAATTTATAACTAAAGTAAAGTTATCAATAATTTGCAATATATTTTATACTTAAAGTGGTTAGTCCAAAGTCTTAAGATCTGAGTCAAAAAAGACCGTTTGCTACTTCTGACTTGATACCTACGACTCAAGACTTAGAACTTTAGACTTCTGACTTAAGGCTCGCTTCAAATGCTTTCGCGTTTGATATAGCTACCTGCTGCGCTACGCGCTGGGCCATGTCAATAAAGGCTTTGGTCATTACACCATCAGCGTCCAAAATTGCCGGGGTACCTGCGTCGCCCGAGTCGCTGATGCTTTTTACCAGGGGGATCTCCCCTAAAAAGGGCACATCCAGTTGTTCAGCCAGTTTCTGCCCGCCACCTTTGCCAAAAATATAATACTTGTTGTCTGGCAGTTCGGCCGGCGTAAAGTATGACATGTTTTCAACCACGCCCAGTATCGGCACATTGATGGCCGGCATCATAAACATACCTACTCCTTTGCGGGCATCGGCCAAAGCCACGTTTTGCGGCGTAGTTACTATAACCGCCCCGGTAACCGGGAAGGTTTGCGTAATAGTAATATGGATATCGCCGGTGCCCGGGGGCAAATCTACCACCAGATAATCCAGCTCGCCCCAATCGGCATCATTAAACAGTTGTTTTACAGCTGTTGATACCATTGGCCCGCGCCATGGAACCGGTTGGTTTGGATCGGTAAAAAAGCCTATCGACAATAACTTTATGCCATATTTTTCAATCGGTTCAATGCGGGTTTTGCCGTCAACCGAGCTTGCCTGCGGGCGTGCACCTTCCAGCCCAAACATAATGGGTACAGATGGGCCGTAAATATCTGCATCAATCAATCCCACTTTGGCGCCCGATTTTGCCAGGCCCAATGCCAGGTTAGCAGCAACGGTTGATTTACCAACGCCACCTTTACCCGATGCTACCGCGATGATATTTTTAACCCCCGGTACACCTGTGTTTTTCTGTGTGGTAACGCGCGATGTCATGTTAACATCTACCACAACATCTTTGCTGATAAAGTAGCTGATGGCATTGCGGCAGGCATTTTCAATCATGGCCTTTAGCGGGCAGGCAGGCGTGGTTAATATAACCGAAAAGCTAAGCTTGTTGCCATCAATATGTATATCCTGTATCATGTTGAGGGTAACCAGGTCTTTTTTCAGGTCTGGCTCTTCAACATTGCCCAGTGCTTGTAAAACTTGTTCTTTAGTGATTATCATAATATTATGGCAAATTTATGAAAACGAGTGGTTGATTTGTGTTTAAGCAGGAAACAAATTACAGAAACAACCGTTTGCAGGGGATAAGAATTAGTTTAGTTTTGGAAAAATTTACTTATGAAGCGCCTTAACCCTAAATATATACGCATAGCCGCATTTGTCCTTATCCCGCTGTTCCTCATATTGTTAATAGGCGGTTATATTGCCTATTCAAAACGCGAGGCCCTGCTCCAAAATGCTATTGTCAAAGCTACCGCAAAAGCAAAGCGCGATTATAATTTAGATGTAAAAATCGGCTCGGCCCATTTTACCGGCGCCGCAACAGTTTCTTTTTCGGATGTTACGATAGTGCCCGAGCAGCGCGACAGCCTGCTGCGCATCAAAAACTTTGTGGTGAGTGTTAAGCTGTTACCACTTATAGTTGGTAACATTAAATTATCGGATGTTTTATTACAGGATGGCTTTATCAACCTCACGAATATTAAAGGGGTTAAAAACTTTGATTTTTTGTTTAAAAAGAAACGCGATACCACGTCAACAACCAAAGCCGATCTATCTGTACTGGCCAACAACCTGGTTAACGAGGTGCTGTATAAAATACCCGATAACCTTACATTGAGCAATTTTGTGGTAAGTTTTAAGGATGATAGCACACAATTAAAACTACTTGCAAAAACAGCGCAGATAAAAGATGGTAACCTTACCTCAACCATTGATGTTGATAACGGCGAATCTACCTGGCATTTTATGGGTAAAATGCACCCATCTGATAAAAACATCGATATAAAACTTTATGCCGATGGCAAAAAGATAGAATTGCCCATTATACAGGAAAAACTTCACCTGAAAATAAATGCCGATACCATATCAACCAAATTAACCAAGGTTGAACATAGTGGGGGCGAAACCCGGATTTACGGATCATGGGGGGTAAGCAACCTGCTCATCAATCATCCCGGCTTATCGCCCGGCGATATTGTTTTTCCTAAGGCATCCATTGATGCCAATTTGTTTGTGGGTAGTAATTACGTGTCTATTGATAGTTCGTCAACAATTCATATAAAAAACCTGGTAGCCAGGCCGTATGTAAAATACACGCTCAATCCAACCAAAATATATGAGCTTAAAATGAATACCGACTGGCTTAATGCCACCGACGTTTTTGACTCCTTTCCACAGGGAATGTTTGATGCCCTGGATGGCATTAAGGTTGCCGGAAAGCTGAAATATAGCATGCATTTTTATATGGATGCAACTAAGATAGACGACCTGCAATTTGATTCTCGTTTGGATAAGGATGGCTTCCGGATAATTAAGTATGGCAAAACAGACCTGGGTAAGTTAAATAGCCCGTTTGTTTACACACCATATGAAAAAGGAAAGCCGTTGGCACCACACCTCATTGGTCCGGACAACCCCGAATTTACGCCGCTGGAACAAATAGCCCCCAATCTGCGCAACGCGGTTATGACTGCCGAAGATCCTTCATTTTATAGCAACCACGGCTTTGTAGAAGAAGCATTCCGCAAATCATTGGCAACCGATTTTAAAACCAAAAAGTTTAAACGCGGTGCCAGCGGTATATCCATGCAGCTGGTTAAAAACTCGTTTTTAAACCGGGATAAAAACCTGGTCCGCAAAATTGAGGAGATATTGATTGTTTGGATCATCGAAAACAACCGCATCATGACCAAAAACCGGATGCTGGAAGTTTACCTGAATATTATAGAATGGGGCCGCAATATATATGGTATTGACGAGGCATCGCACTTTTATTTTGGTAAGTCGCCATCGGAGCTTACGCTGGGCGAGAGTATTTACCTGGCCAGTATAGTTCCGTATCCAAAAGGCGGCTTATATGCCTTTCAGCCCGACGGCAGCCTGAGGCCCGGCTTGCATGGCTACTTTAACCTGATAGGCAAGTTGATGGCCGAAAAGGGCCTTACACCACGCGATACCAGCGCCTACGGATTTTATAACGTTAGGTTAAGGGAAGGTTTAAGGGAAAGAATTGCGCCTATTGATACCGCAAAAGCTGATAGCCTGATGAAACAGGGTGGAAACGATGACAATGAAACGTTACCCGTTATTGAAGAACCTGTAAAAAAGCCAACTTTTTTTCAGCGCCTTTTTGGTAAAAAAGATAGCGTAGAGCAAAAGAAAGAACAGGTAGAAAAGCAAAAAGAAAAAACGGCCAAAGAAAAGCTTAAAGAGCAGATTGAAGCCCTTAAGCTGGATTATAAAAACCGGATTGATAATATTGATACAGCCGGCAAAACCCGGAAAGACATTCGCCAGGAAAAACGACGGCTTAAAAAAGAAGAAAGCGATAAAGAAGACGAACTGAAAGCTAAAGCCAATTTATAGTTTACGGTGACATGACGAATTTAAATGTTTAAACACCTATTTTTGTCTCAACAAAATTAGAAATCGTCATGTCACTAATAGATCAATTACAAAAAAGGGCCGCTGTAAAAAAATTCGACCCTTCTAAAAAAATAAACGCCGGGCAGTTAGATCAATTGCTAAGCGCCATACAACTGGCTCCATCGTCATATGGCCTACAATCATTCAAAGTGATTGTAGTTCAGGATGCCGAAACACGACAAAAGTTGCGTGCAGCAGGTTATAACCAACCTCAAATCACAGATTCATCGGCATTATTCGTTTTTGCCTCTCTAACTTCGTTGGACGAAGCTTTTGGCAAAAAATTTATCGACCTGGTTGCCGATATTCGTAGCGTAGGACGTGAAAGCCTTGCCGGGTACGAGCAAATGATTTTAGGCAGATTAAGCAGCCATACAGATGAGCAAAAATTAGCCTGGTCTCATAAGCAAACTTACATTGCTTTGGGTGTATTGGTATCCGAAGCTGCTGAATTAGGTATTGATGCAGCGCCAATGGAAGGTTTTGATGCCGCCCAATTTGATGAGATACTGGGTTTAAAGGAATTAGGCTTAACCACCTCTGTTATTGCCGCCGTTGGCTACCGTGCCGACGATGACGTTTACAGCAAAATGCTTAAAGTGCGCAGGCCAAAAAGCGAGCTGTTTATACACGTTTAATTGGTGAGTGGTTGATTAAGTTGATTGTGTTAAGTGGTTGATAGGGTTTGGAAAGCTTGATGAAGTTTAGGACTCAATCAACTTAACCCAATCAACTTAATCCAACTCAATCAACCACTCTCTACTCACCCAAAGAACTCCTCCTGATAAACAATTTAGATTTTAAAACCACGTGCCGTTTGTGGTTTGATGCCGTTTTATGCTCCAGTGCTTCAAAAAGGAGGTTAGCGGCTTTGATCCCCATTTCGTAAGCAGGCTGGGTAATTGTTGATAGGGCAGGGCTTAACAAGGGCGCTATTCCCAAACTGGAAAAACTAACTATTTTCAATTGTTTGGGAATTTGTATTCCCAAATCGTTACAAACATAATAAGTGGCAAATGCCAAACGCTCAACCGAGCTAAAAATCCCATCGGGTTTTATTTCCTGCAATACCTTGGCCAATATCTTGTAGTTTACCTTTTCATCGTTACTACAATCAATCACCAGTTCATCGTCAAAGGCTACCTTATGCTTTTTAAGGGCATCCATATAACCCTGCATACGCACCTGTCCAATAGAAATACTTTTGTTTACTACTAGGTAGGCTATCCTGCGGCAACCTGTTTGCAGCAGATGCTCTGTGGCATCAAAGCTACTATCATAATCATTGGTGGTTACCTTAGCTGCATCAATATCTTCATATACCCTGTCGAAAAACACAACAGGAACATTTTTTGATTCCAGCTGGCGCAG
The genomic region above belongs to Mucilaginibacter sp. KACC 22773 and contains:
- a CDS encoding nitroreductase family protein, translated to MSLIDQLQKRAAVKKFDPSKKINAGQLDQLLSAIQLAPSSYGLQSFKVIVVQDAETRQKLRAAGYNQPQITDSSALFVFASLTSLDEAFGKKFIDLVADIRSVGRESLAGYEQMILGRLSSHTDEQKLAWSHKQTYIALGVLVSEAAELGIDAAPMEGFDAAQFDEILGLKELGLTTSVIAAVGYRADDDVYSKMLKVRRPKSELFIHV
- a CDS encoding LacI family DNA-binding transcriptional regulator, whose protein sequence is MDIVNIKKLAKELNISTSTISRAFNGNPDINKDTKERILAFAKEHNFLPNHYASNLRDKKTKTLAVIIPEIANDFFSQAINGIEEVARKKGFYILLYRTDDVFEKEVSFVNYLNNGKVDGIIMSVSGEANDHNYLRQLESKNVPVVFFDRVYEDIDAAKVTTNDYDSSFDATEHLLQTGCRRIAYLVVNKSISIGQVRMQGYMDALKKHKVAFDDELVIDCSNDEKVNYKILAKVLQEIKPDGIFSSVERLAFATYYVCNDLGIQIPKQLKIVSFSSLGIAPLLSPALSTITQPAYEMGIKAANLLFEALEHKTASNHKRHVVLKSKLFIRRSSLGE
- a CDS encoding transglycosylase domain-containing protein gives rise to the protein MKRLNPKYIRIAAFVLIPLFLILLIGGYIAYSKREALLQNAIVKATAKAKRDYNLDVKIGSAHFTGAATVSFSDVTIVPEQRDSLLRIKNFVVSVKLLPLIVGNIKLSDVLLQDGFINLTNIKGVKNFDFLFKKKRDTTSTTKADLSVLANNLVNEVLYKIPDNLTLSNFVVSFKDDSTQLKLLAKTAQIKDGNLTSTIDVDNGESTWHFMGKMHPSDKNIDIKLYADGKKIELPIIQEKLHLKINADTISTKLTKVEHSGGETRIYGSWGVSNLLINHPGLSPGDIVFPKASIDANLFVGSNYVSIDSSSTIHIKNLVARPYVKYTLNPTKIYELKMNTDWLNATDVFDSFPQGMFDALDGIKVAGKLKYSMHFYMDATKIDDLQFDSRLDKDGFRIIKYGKTDLGKLNSPFVYTPYEKGKPLAPHLIGPDNPEFTPLEQIAPNLRNAVMTAEDPSFYSNHGFVEEAFRKSLATDFKTKKFKRGASGISMQLVKNSFLNRDKNLVRKIEEILIVWIIENNRIMTKNRMLEVYLNIIEWGRNIYGIDEASHFYFGKSPSELTLGESIYLASIVPYPKGGLYAFQPDGSLRPGLHGYFNLIGKLMAEKGLTPRDTSAYGFYNVRLREGLRERIAPIDTAKADSLMKQGGNDDNETLPVIEEPVKKPTFFQRLFGKKDSVEQKKEQVEKQKEKTAKEKLKEQIEALKLDYKNRIDNIDTAGKTRKDIRQEKRRLKKEESDKEDELKAKANL
- a CDS encoding Mrp/NBP35 family ATP-binding protein — its product is MIITKEQVLQALGNVEEPDLKKDLVTLNMIQDIHIDGNKLSFSVILTTPACPLKAMIENACRNAISYFISKDVVVDVNMTSRVTTQKNTGVPGVKNIIAVASGKGGVGKSTVAANLALGLAKSGAKVGLIDADIYGPSVPIMFGLEGARPQASSVDGKTRIEPIEKYGIKLLSIGFFTDPNQPVPWRGPMVSTAVKQLFNDADWGELDYLVVDLPPGTGDIHITITQTFPVTGAVIVTTPQNVALADARKGVGMFMMPAINVPILGVVENMSYFTPAELPDNKYYIFGKGGGQKLAEQLDVPFLGEIPLVKSISDSGDAGTPAILDADGVMTKAFIDMAQRVAQQVAISNAKAFEASLKSEV